Proteins encoded in a region of the Flavobacterium sp. MDT1-60 genome:
- a CDS encoding OmpA family protein codes for MKKKLASLSFLILSFAASAQDMTTTSKVTSVDKPAYDKWSIELNGGVNKPTRTMTPGYQTATLNPFHADLGVRYMFSPTFGAKLDFGYDKFQERDDTAPFESQIIRTSLQGVINVGRALNFETWTKTIGVLVHGGVGVSQLTSDSGFDGEDYIGHGILGLTGQLRLSNSVALTGDLTGIVNGKQNWNFDGMGQTKTGAFDGVLLNASLGLTFYLGKNEKHADWYAEENDRLDKLEGRVDLIETGLLDTDKDGVADLYDLEPNSITGVAVNTKGQSIDTNQNGVPDELESYLEKTYGQNGKEGATNNTVEELINGGYVNVYFDFNSSKPTNASLSGVDFLVKYLKNNPGKSADIIGYADEIGNSSYNTELSRKRAEAVKNVAINAGIDASRLNVIANGEDTSVNKNSKEARQIVRRVTFKVK; via the coding sequence ATGAAAAAAAAATTAGCTTCATTATCGTTTTTAATACTATCATTCGCCGCAAGTGCACAAGATATGACGACAACATCAAAAGTGACTTCAGTTGATAAACCTGCTTATGATAAATGGTCTATAGAATTGAATGGTGGTGTCAATAAGCCAACCAGAACAATGACGCCGGGTTACCAAACTGCAACACTAAATCCGTTTCACGCAGATTTAGGAGTAAGATATATGTTTAGCCCAACATTTGGTGCAAAATTAGATTTTGGATATGATAAATTCCAAGAGCGCGATGACACTGCTCCATTCGAGAGCCAAATTATCAGAACAAGTTTACAAGGGGTTATTAATGTTGGTAGAGCTTTAAACTTTGAAACCTGGACAAAAACCATTGGTGTTTTAGTACATGGGGGTGTTGGAGTTTCTCAACTAACTTCTGATAGTGGCTTTGACGGAGAGGATTATATAGGACATGGAATCCTTGGTTTAACAGGACAGCTTAGATTAAGTAACAGCGTTGCTCTTACGGGAGATCTTACAGGAATTGTGAATGGAAAACAAAATTGGAACTTTGATGGAATGGGACAAACCAAAACTGGCGCATTTGATGGTGTTTTATTAAATGCTTCTTTAGGTCTTACTTTTTACTTAGGTAAAAATGAAAAACATGCTGACTGGTATGCTGAAGAAAATGACAGATTAGATAAATTAGAAGGCAGAGTTGATTTAATTGAAACTGGTCTTTTAGATACAGACAAAGATGGTGTAGCTGATTTATATGATTTAGAACCTAATTCAATTACTGGTGTTGCCGTAAACACAAAAGGACAATCTATAGATACGAACCAAAATGGTGTTCCGGATGAATTAGAAAGTTATTTAGAAAAAACTTACGGACAAAATGGTAAAGAAGGTGCTACAAATAATACTGTAGAAGAATTAATTAACGGTGGATATGTAAATGTATACTTCGATTTTAACTCTTCTAAACCAACAAATGCTTCTTTATCAGGTGTTGATTTCTTAGTAAAATACTTGAAAAACAATCCAGGTAAATCTGCTGATATCATTGGATATGCTGATGAAATTGGAAATTCAAGCTACAACACTGAATTATCAAGAAAAAGAGCTGAAGCTGTTAAAAATGTAGCTATAAATGCTGGAATTGATGCTTCAAGATTAAATGTAATTGCTAACGGAGAAGATACTTCTGTAAACAAAAACTCAAAAGAAGCTCGTCAAATCGTAAGAAGAGTTACTTTCAAAGTGAAATAA
- a CDS encoding carbon-nitrogen hydrolase translates to MPKRKYKIAVVQLNLNDVAENNLKKCISWVKDAANKGAEVILLPELYSSHYFCQSEDVDNFALAEPLYSTSFIAFSALAKELGVVIIVPFFEKRMAGIYHNSAYIIDTDGTEAGLYRKMHIPDDPHFYEKFYFTPGDLGFQAIETKKGKIGTLICWDQWYPEAARITALKGAEVLFYPTAIGWHPKEKEQYGENQYGAWMNVMKGHAVANGVFVAAANRIGLEQYIDGTDGIQFWGASFIAGPQGEILAQASHDQEEILIAEVDLDLQENVRQNWPFFRDRRIDAFGDITKRAID, encoded by the coding sequence ATGCCGAAAAGAAAATATAAAATAGCCGTTGTTCAGTTGAACCTTAACGACGTTGCCGAAAATAATCTTAAAAAATGTATTAGTTGGGTAAAAGATGCTGCCAATAAAGGTGCAGAAGTAATCTTGTTGCCAGAATTATATAGCAGTCATTATTTTTGCCAAAGCGAAGATGTAGATAATTTTGCTTTAGCAGAACCGCTTTACAGTACTTCATTTATTGCTTTTAGTGCCCTGGCAAAAGAATTGGGAGTGGTTATTATTGTTCCTTTCTTCGAGAAAAGAATGGCTGGAATTTACCACAACAGCGCTTATATTATAGATACAGATGGAACTGAAGCTGGATTATACCGTAAAATGCACATTCCGGACGATCCTCATTTCTACGAAAAATTCTATTTCACTCCGGGTGATTTAGGTTTTCAGGCAATTGAAACTAAAAAAGGTAAGATAGGTACACTTATTTGCTGGGATCAATGGTATCCGGAAGCAGCACGTATTACCGCTTTAAAAGGTGCTGAAGTATTGTTTTATCCAACAGCAATTGGATGGCATCCAAAAGAAAAAGAACAATATGGAGAAAATCAATATGGTGCGTGGATGAATGTAATGAAAGGCCATGCGGTTGCAAATGGAGTTTTCGTTGCAGCGGCCAACCGAATTGGTTTAGAACAATACATAGACGGAACTGACGGAATCCAATTTTGGGGTGCATCATTTATCGCAGGACCACAAGGTGAAATTTTAGCTCAGGCTTCTCACGATCAGGAAGAAATCTTAATTGCCGAAGTTGATTTGGATTTACAGGAAAATGTACGTCAAAACTGGCCATTCTTCAGAGACAGAAGAATTGATGCTTTTGGTGATATTACAAAAAGAGCAATTGACTAA
- a CDS encoding DUF808 domain-containing protein, with the protein MASGFFVLLDDIAAIMDDVAVMSKVAAKKTAGILGDDLAVNAEKASGFASSRELPVLWAISKGSLLNKIIILPIAFLLSAFFPVAIIVVLVLGGLFLAYEGAEKIYEFIFPHSHEESEGITEETFTEEEILEMEKGKIKSAIVTDFILSVEIVIIALGTVIGKPISQQIIVTSIIALIATIGVYGIVALIVRMDEAGYKLIKFSKREKSISKFIGNILVKALPLVIKALTVIGTIALLLVAGGIFVHYIPFFHHLSPKINLPSIIKEFVVGLALGLVVLAIVNLIKKILPKKASAE; encoded by the coding sequence ATGGCGTCAGGTTTTTTCGTACTATTAGATGATATTGCAGCAATTATGGACGATGTTGCAGTGATGAGTAAAGTTGCAGCAAAAAAAACTGCAGGAATTTTAGGAGACGATTTAGCTGTTAATGCCGAAAAAGCTTCCGGATTTGCTTCTTCGAGAGAACTTCCGGTATTATGGGCAATCAGTAAAGGATCATTACTTAATAAAATAATTATTCTTCCAATAGCCTTCTTATTAAGTGCTTTTTTTCCAGTAGCTATTATTGTAGTTTTAGTTTTGGGAGGATTATTTTTAGCTTACGAAGGAGCTGAAAAAATATACGAATTTATATTTCCTCATTCACATGAAGAATCAGAAGGAATAACAGAAGAAACCTTTACCGAAGAAGAAATTTTGGAAATGGAAAAAGGAAAAATAAAATCAGCCATAGTAACCGATTTTATTCTTTCCGTCGAAATCGTAATCATAGCATTAGGAACCGTAATTGGCAAACCTATTTCACAGCAAATAATTGTAACATCAATAATTGCTTTAATCGCAACAATTGGGGTTTACGGTATTGTAGCATTAATTGTACGTATGGACGAAGCGGGTTATAAGCTTATTAAATTTAGTAAAAGAGAAAAAAGTATATCAAAATTTATTGGTAATATTTTGGTAAAAGCGCTTCCTTTAGTTATAAAAGCTTTAACCGTAATTGGTACAATTGCGTTACTATTAGTTGCCGGCGGTATCTTTGTACATTATATTCCGTTTTTCCATCATTTATCGCCTAAAATTAATCTGCCTTCAATTATAAAAGAATTTGTAGTTGGTTTAGCATTAGGACTTGTAGTTTTAGCAATTGTAAATCTGATAAAAAAAATACTTCCTAAAAAAGCTTCTGCAGAATAA
- the clpB gene encoding ATP-dependent chaperone ClpB — MNINKFTTKSQEAIQLSQQLAQRYGQQQIENEHIFKAIFEVDENVAPFILKKLNVNVPLFLQILDSTIESFPKVSGGDIILSRDANKALNEAEIIAQKMNDEYVSIEHLILSIFDSKSKVAQILKDQGVTGKALKATIEELRKGERVTSASAEETYNALNKYAKNLNELARTGKLDPVIGRDEEIRRVLQILTRRTKNNPMLVGEPGVGKTAIAEGLAHRIVDGDVPENLKDKIVFSLDMGALIAGAKYKGEFEERLKSVVKEVTAAEGDIVLFIDEIHTLVGAGGGEGAMDAANILKPALARGELRAIGATTLDEYQKYFEKDKALERRFQKVLVDEPDTESAISILRGIKEKYETHHKVQIKDEAIIAAVELSQRYITNRFLPDKAIDLMDEAASKLRMEINSKPEELDVLDRKIMQLEIEIEAIKREKEESKLKILGMDLANLKEERNEIYTKWKSEKDVVDGIQSVKQEIEDFKYEAERAERDGDYGKVAEIRYGKIKEAQERLAILLKQLQEYQSGNSLIKEEVTREDIAEVVAKWTGIPVMKMLQTEREKLLHLEEELHRRVVGQEEAIEAVSDAVRRSRAGLQDMKKPVGTFLFLGTTGVGKTELAKALAEYLFDDDNAMTRIDMSEYQERHSVSRLVGAPPGYVGYDEGGQLTEAVRRKPYSVILLDEIEKAHPDTFNILLQVLDEGRLTDNKGRLADFKNTIIIMTSNMGSQIIQEKFENLKGSVEAATEAAKVEVLGLLKQTVRPEFINRIDEIVMFTPLTVDNISRIVSLQLKSVSKMLALQGITMDATPEGIKYLSDKGYDPEFGARPVKRVIQREVLNQLSKEILAGNITTDSIILIDAFDGKLVFRNQTQPVA, encoded by the coding sequence ATGAACATAAATAAATTTACAACTAAATCGCAGGAAGCCATTCAGCTTTCACAGCAATTAGCACAACGATATGGACAACAACAAATAGAAAATGAACACATTTTTAAAGCCATTTTTGAGGTGGATGAAAATGTAGCACCGTTTATCTTGAAAAAACTGAACGTAAATGTGCCTTTGTTTTTGCAAATTTTAGATTCAACAATTGAGAGCTTTCCAAAAGTTTCCGGAGGTGATATTATACTTTCGAGAGATGCTAATAAAGCTTTGAATGAAGCTGAGATTATTGCACAAAAAATGAACGACGAATACGTTTCGATCGAACATTTAATTTTGTCCATTTTCGATTCAAAAAGCAAAGTTGCCCAAATTCTAAAAGATCAGGGCGTAACCGGAAAAGCCTTAAAAGCAACTATTGAAGAACTTAGAAAAGGAGAAAGAGTAACTTCAGCATCAGCAGAAGAAACTTATAATGCCTTAAATAAATATGCAAAAAATTTAAACGAATTAGCAAGGACAGGAAAATTGGATCCGGTTATCGGGCGTGATGAAGAAATTCGTCGTGTGTTGCAAATTCTTACCCGAAGAACCAAAAACAATCCAATGTTAGTAGGAGAGCCGGGAGTTGGTAAAACTGCTATTGCAGAAGGTTTAGCTCATAGAATTGTTGATGGAGATGTGCCTGAAAACTTAAAAGATAAAATTGTTTTCTCTCTAGATATGGGAGCATTGATTGCCGGTGCAAAATACAAAGGAGAATTCGAAGAAAGATTAAAGTCAGTAGTAAAAGAAGTTACGGCAGCCGAAGGTGATATCGTTTTATTTATTGATGAGATTCACACGCTTGTGGGGGCGGGTGGAGGTGAAGGCGCAATGGATGCGGCCAATATCCTGAAACCAGCTCTGGCTCGTGGGGAATTGAGAGCAATTGGAGCAACGACTTTAGATGAATATCAAAAATATTTTGAGAAAGATAAGGCACTAGAACGTCGTTTTCAAAAGGTTTTAGTAGATGAACCGGATACTGAAAGTGCGATTTCGATTTTACGTGGAATCAAAGAAAAATACGAAACGCATCATAAAGTTCAAATTAAAGATGAAGCCATTATTGCTGCTGTTGAACTTTCTCAACGTTATATCACGAATCGTTTTTTACCGGATAAGGCTATCGATTTGATGGATGAAGCCGCCTCTAAACTGCGTATGGAAATCAATTCAAAACCAGAAGAATTGGATGTTTTAGATCGTAAGATAATGCAGTTAGAAATCGAAATAGAAGCTATCAAACGTGAAAAAGAAGAGAGTAAACTTAAGATTTTAGGAATGGATTTGGCGAATCTGAAAGAAGAACGCAACGAAATCTACACCAAGTGGAAATCGGAAAAAGATGTTGTTGACGGAATCCAATCAGTAAAACAAGAAATTGAAGATTTTAAATACGAAGCAGAACGCGCAGAACGTGATGGTGATTACGGAAAAGTAGCCGAAATTCGTTACGGAAAAATCAAAGAAGCACAAGAACGTCTGGCTATTTTATTGAAACAATTACAAGAATACCAATCGGGTAATTCTTTAATTAAAGAAGAAGTTACTCGCGAAGATATAGCAGAAGTTGTAGCAAAATGGACAGGTATTCCGGTAATGAAAATGCTTCAGACAGAAAGAGAAAAACTGCTTCATCTGGAAGAAGAATTGCACAGAAGAGTAGTAGGTCAGGAAGAAGCGATTGAAGCCGTAAGTGACGCCGTTCGCAGAAGTCGCGCCGGTTTGCAGGATATGAAAAAACCTGTTGGTACATTCTTGTTTTTAGGAACAACCGGAGTTGGTAAAACGGAGCTGGCAAAAGCTTTGGCAGAATATCTTTTTGACGACGATAATGCCATGACCCGTATCGATATGAGTGAGTACCAGGAACGCCACAGTGTGAGTCGTCTGGTTGGTGCGCCTCCGGGATATGTTGGTTATGATGAAGGTGGACAATTGACAGAAGCTGTTCGTAGAAAACCATATTCTGTGATTTTGTTAGATGAGATCGAAAAAGCACATCCGGATACTTTCAATATTTTATTGCAGGTTCTAGATGAAGGCCGATTGACAGACAACAAAGGGCGCTTGGCCGATTTCAAAAACACCATTATCATCATGACATCCAACATGGGAAGTCAGATTATACAAGAGAAATTTGAGAACTTAAAAGGTAGTGTTGAAGCCGCAACCGAAGCTGCAAAAGTCGAAGTTTTAGGCTTATTGAAACAAACAGTTCGTCCGGAATTTATAAATCGTATTGACGAAATCGTAATGTTTACGCCATTAACGGTTGACAATATTTCGAGAATTGTAAGTTTACAGCTTAAGAGCGTTAGCAAAATGCTGGCTTTACAAGGTATTACAATGGATGCAACCCCAGAAGGAATCAAATACCTTTCAGACAAAGGTTACGATCCTGAGTTTGGTGCAAGACCGGTAAAACGTGTAATTCAAAGAGAGGTTTTGAATCAATTGTCTAAAGAAATTCTGGCTGGAAATATTACAACAGACAGTATAATTTTAATAGATGCTTTCGATGGTAAATTGGTTTTCAGAAATCAAACACAGCCAGTAGCATAA
- the ytxJ gene encoding bacillithiol system redox-active protein YtxJ: protein MSFLNSIFGNSDNSESQKSNVNWIPLTNLTQLNDIENMSSVKPIVIFKHSTRCSISRFALKQFEKDYDLDETIDAFFLDLIEHRDVSNEIASKFGVYHESPQLILIKDGKAVYDVSHSDIDAETLKSKI from the coding sequence ATGAGTTTTTTAAATTCTATCTTCGGAAATTCAGACAATTCTGAGTCACAAAAAAGTAATGTGAACTGGATTCCTCTTACAAATTTAACACAGCTAAATGATATAGAGAATATGTCTAGTGTTAAGCCTATCGTAATTTTTAAGCACAGTACAAGATGCAGTATAAGTCGTTTTGCTTTAAAGCAATTTGAAAAAGATTATGACTTGGATGAAACTATAGATGCTTTCTTTTTAGATTTAATTGAACATCGTGATGTTTCAAATGAAATTGCAAGTAAATTTGGTGTTTATCATGAATCGCCACAACTTATCTTAATTAAAGATGGTAAAGCTGTTTATGATGTTTCACATAGTGATATTGATGCAGAGACTTTGAAAAGTAAAATTTAG
- a CDS encoding DUF2157 domain-containing protein — translation MNKFDDQATKSLLDKNLITENQYKEITAYRNLNIFSLNAELKLFLYLSILLFTSGIGILIYKNIDSIGHIAILSLLLIIIGVCFYYCFKNSKGFQKTETVFESPILEYLVLGANILTCIFIGYLQFQYKPFGTHYGLATLIPTLVSFFCAYYFDNKSVLTIAITGTAAYIGLSVTPQDLFHNDFYSNPNLSYSAIILGGLFILYTIYSSRINLKTHFNIIYLTFALHLISIASISNLVDDYNHDGIWMLFGLVLAGSSYYFYKVSHEAKAMSLYVFMIIYAYIGLNIFLFRIFQFIDFSDIWELFILILPAYFIGSIVLFIKLIKKFNKETAE, via the coding sequence ATGAATAAATTTGATGACCAGGCTACTAAATCGCTTCTGGATAAGAATCTAATTACTGAAAATCAATATAAGGAAATTACAGCTTATCGAAATCTGAATATTTTCTCCTTGAATGCAGAACTAAAGCTTTTTCTGTATTTATCTATTTTGCTTTTTACTTCCGGAATCGGAATTCTGATTTATAAAAATATTGACAGCATTGGTCATATTGCAATTCTTTCACTATTGCTTATCATTATCGGAGTCTGTTTTTATTATTGTTTTAAAAATTCGAAAGGATTTCAAAAAACAGAAACAGTTTTTGAGAGCCCAATTTTAGAATATTTGGTTTTAGGCGCCAATATTCTGACTTGTATCTTTATTGGTTATCTGCAATTTCAATACAAACCTTTTGGAACGCACTACGGATTGGCAACTTTAATTCCGACTCTGGTCAGTTTCTTTTGTGCCTATTATTTCGATAATAAAAGTGTTTTGACTATAGCAATTACAGGTACAGCTGCTTATATCGGACTTTCGGTAACGCCTCAGGATTTATTTCATAATGATTTTTATTCAAATCCAAACCTGAGTTATTCTGCCATTATATTAGGCGGTTTGTTTATTTTGTATACCATTTATAGCTCAAGAATAAATCTAAAAACTCATTTTAATATTATCTATCTAACGTTTGCCCTGCATTTAATAAGCATTGCGTCTATCAGCAATCTTGTAGATGATTACAATCATGATGGTATTTGGATGCTTTTTGGATTAGTTTTAGCGGGTTCATCTTATTATTTTTACAAAGTGAGTCATGAAGCTAAGGCAATGTCTTTGTATGTTTTTATGATCATTTACGCTTATATAGGTTTGAATATATTTCTATTCCGAATTTTCCAATTTATAGATTTCTCAGATATTTGGGAATTGTTTATTCTGATATTACCAGCCTATTTTATCGGCTCAATAGTATTATTTATTAAACTGATTAAAAAATTCAATAAAGAAACAGCCGAATGA
- a CDS encoding T9SS type A sorting domain-containing protein → MKKLFLIIFVLGLTNLSAQNYFMSAPEGFGATATGGGNATPVTVSTYADLTAKLKLTTPQVILVSGTINCTYASVLVNDKTIIGLPGARLVNIDQTAAGSGILSLKPGSNNIIIRNLIFEGPGAYDVDGRDNLTSEATNIWVDHCEFQDGMDGNFDNKGAADNVTVSWCKFTYLKAPKAGGSGGADDHRFSDLVGSGKSDAPTDGHYSITFKNCYWADGCRERMPRARNAELHILNCYYNTSVTSSLAIGLGGGDKNSTCYVEGTDFAKIGTAFKNYISTDGGTVGIVFLNSLKAPADYGEAVTKPSYTYTTLPVADVAGYITNTSCGSGATLQVSAAGVISTSCSTNLGVTENTSNLDLKYYPTVIDSLLNVQFSNKENGIAVISIFSTNGSKVYSNSKNITTDEKIELNMGNLAKGNYICKIQIDNRIKTFKFIKN, encoded by the coding sequence ATGAAAAAACTATTTTTAATTATTTTCGTGCTGGGCCTGACTAACCTTTCTGCACAAAATTATTTCATGTCAGCACCAGAGGGCTTTGGAGCTACAGCAACTGGAGGCGGAAATGCAACTCCTGTAACGGTTTCAACTTACGCTGATTTAACAGCAAAATTAAAATTAACTACCCCTCAGGTTATTTTGGTTTCAGGGACTATTAATTGTACTTATGCAAGTGTATTAGTTAATGACAAAACTATTATTGGATTGCCGGGCGCGCGATTGGTCAATATAGATCAAACTGCTGCCGGATCTGGAATTCTGAGTTTAAAACCTGGTTCAAATAACATTATTATCCGAAATTTAATATTTGAAGGACCAGGTGCTTATGATGTTGACGGGCGCGATAATCTGACTTCAGAAGCAACTAATATCTGGGTTGATCATTGTGAATTTCAGGACGGTATGGATGGGAATTTTGACAACAAAGGAGCCGCTGACAATGTTACTGTTTCATGGTGCAAGTTTACATATTTGAAAGCTCCAAAAGCGGGAGGTTCTGGTGGAGCAGATGATCATAGATTCTCAGATTTAGTGGGTTCAGGAAAAAGCGATGCCCCAACTGATGGCCATTATAGCATTACTTTTAAAAATTGCTATTGGGCAGATGGCTGCAGAGAACGTATGCCGCGTGCAAGAAATGCAGAACTTCACATTCTAAATTGCTATTACAATACTTCTGTGACAAGTTCGCTGGCTATCGGTTTAGGTGGCGGTGATAAAAATTCAACCTGTTATGTTGAAGGAACTGATTTTGCTAAAATAGGAACAGCTTTTAAAAATTATATTAGTACTGACGGAGGAACTGTTGGTATAGTATTTTTAAATTCTCTAAAAGCTCCGGCTGATTATGGTGAGGCAGTTACTAAACCATCCTATACCTACACTACTCTGCCTGTAGCTGACGTTGCCGGATATATTACCAACACTTCTTGTGGTTCCGGAGCCACACTTCAGGTTTCGGCCGCAGGAGTTATTTCTACATCTTGTAGTACTAATTTGGGAGTTACAGAAAATACCAGCAATTTAGACCTAAAATATTATCCTACAGTTATTGACAGTTTATTAAATGTCCAGTTTTCAAATAAAGAAAATGGAATTGCCGTTATAAGTATATTTTCTACAAATGGTTCCAAAGTATATTCAAATTCGAAAAATATTACAACTGATGAAAAAATAGAATTAAATATGGGTAATTTGGCAAAGGGAAATTACATCTGTAAAATTCAAATTGATAACAGAATCAAAACTTTTAAGTTTATAAAAAACTAG
- the argH gene encoding argininosuccinate lyase translates to MKLWEKGIPTDKKIEHFTVGNDRELDLVLAKYDTLGSIAHAKMLGQIGLLTTEETTSLVDALNDIIADIVVGNFEIEDSFEDVHSKIEYLLTIKLGDAGKKIHTARSRNDQVLVDVHLYLKDELKAIKEQVKTLFDLLMESAEKHQNVLLPGYTHLQIAMPSSFGMWFSAYAESLIDDITMLNAALKIVDQNPLGSAAGYGSSFPINRTFTTQELGFETLKFNAIAAQMSRGKAEKTVAFAMSSVAATLSKFAMDVCLYMSQNFDFISLPAHLTTGSSIMPHKKNPDVFELIRGKCNKIQALPYEITLITNNLPSGYHRDLQLLKEGLFPALQNLKACLDIAIFSVKDITVKDNILKDKKYDYLFTVDTLNEMVVAGMPFRDAYKAVAEQLEAGTYQSPKETKHTHEGSINNLCLDAIKNKMKAAL, encoded by the coding sequence ATGAAACTTTGGGAAAAAGGAATACCAACAGACAAAAAAATCGAACATTTCACCGTTGGAAACGATCGTGAATTAGATTTAGTTCTGGCAAAATACGATACTTTAGGTTCAATTGCACACGCGAAAATGCTTGGTCAGATTGGATTATTGACCACAGAAGAAACAACTTCTTTGGTCGATGCATTAAACGACATCATCGCTGATATCGTAGTTGGAAATTTCGAAATTGAAGACAGTTTTGAAGATGTGCATTCTAAAATCGAATATCTATTAACGATAAAACTAGGCGATGCCGGAAAGAAAATCCACACCGCGCGTTCTCGTAACGATCAGGTTTTGGTGGATGTTCATTTGTATTTAAAAGATGAATTAAAAGCAATAAAAGAGCAGGTAAAAACATTGTTCGATTTGTTAATGGAATCGGCAGAGAAACACCAAAATGTTTTATTGCCAGGTTATACGCATTTACAAATCGCAATGCCATCATCATTCGGAATGTGGTTTTCTGCTTACGCTGAAAGTTTAATTGATGATATTACCATGTTGAACGCTGCGTTGAAAATTGTCGATCAAAATCCACTTGGATCTGCTGCAGGTTACGGAAGTTCTTTTCCAATCAACAGAACTTTTACGACTCAGGAATTAGGTTTTGAAACTTTAAAATTCAATGCTATAGCTGCACAAATGAGCCGCGGAAAAGCAGAGAAAACTGTAGCTTTTGCCATGAGCAGTGTAGCAGCAACGTTATCAAAATTTGCAATGGACGTTTGCTTGTATATGAGTCAAAATTTTGATTTTATCAGTTTACCGGCACATCTTACAACAGGTTCAAGTATTATGCCTCACAAAAAGAATCCTGATGTCTTCGAATTAATCAGAGGAAAATGCAATAAGATTCAGGCTCTTCCATACGAAATAACTTTAATCACTAATAATTTACCAAGTGGTTATCATAGAGATCTACAGCTTTTAAAAGAAGGTTTATTCCCTGCACTTCAAAACCTAAAAGCGTGTTTAGATATTGCGATTTTCTCTGTAAAAGATATTACAGTAAAAGACAATATTTTAAAAGATAAAAAATACGATTATTTGTTTACAGTAGATACTTTAAACGAAATGGTGGTTGCCGGAATGCCGTTTAGAGATGCTTATAAGGCCGTTGCAGAACAATTGGAAGCTGGAACATATCAATCTCCAAAAGAAACAAAACATACACATGAAGGGAGTATCAACAATTTATGCTTAGATGCTATTAAGAATAAAATGAAAGCTGCTCTTTAA
- a CDS encoding M20 family metallo-hydrolase — translation MKNIATLTQEAISLLKSLIETPSFSSEEDQTALLIENWFNQNEIPFKRENNNVWAFNKYFDENKPTLLLNSHHDTVKPNQAYTNDPFKAIEKDGKLFGLGSNDAGGCLVSLLATFVHFYENQNLSHNLVIVASAEEESSGKNGLNSVLKHLPELDCAIVGEPTLMQLAVAEKGLLVLDVKVKGTASHAAHQNEDNSLYKSIPVMEWFKNYKFDKISDVLGPVKMTVTQISAGKQHNVVPSECDLVVDIRVTDRYTNAEILEVVKANVNAEVTPRSMHLNASSIPIEHGLVQAGIALGRTTYGSPTLSDQSVLSCQSLKLGPGETLRSHSADEFIFVNEIEEGVDLYIKILSDFFKL, via the coding sequence ATGAAAAATATTGCAACGCTTACCCAGGAAGCAATTAGTTTATTAAAAAGCCTTATCGAAACCCCTTCATTTTCAAGTGAAGAAGATCAAACAGCGCTTTTGATAGAGAATTGGTTCAATCAAAACGAGATTCCTTTTAAAAGAGAAAATAATAATGTGTGGGCTTTCAATAAATATTTCGACGAAAACAAACCAACACTTTTACTGAATTCACATCACGATACGGTTAAGCCAAATCAGGCATATACTAACGATCCGTTTAAAGCGATCGAAAAAGACGGAAAATTATTTGGATTAGGAAGCAATGATGCCGGAGGTTGTTTGGTTTCGCTTTTGGCAACTTTTGTTCATTTTTATGAAAATCAAAACTTGTCACATAATTTGGTAATTGTGGCTTCTGCCGAAGAAGAAAGCAGCGGGAAAAACGGTTTAAATAGTGTTTTAAAACATTTACCAGAATTAGATTGTGCGATTGTTGGAGAACCAACATTAATGCAATTGGCAGTTGCAGAGAAAGGTTTGTTGGTTTTGGATGTAAAAGTAAAAGGAACCGCAAGTCACGCCGCACATCAAAACGAAGATAATTCATTATACAAATCAATTCCGGTAATGGAATGGTTTAAAAACTATAAATTCGATAAAATATCAGATGTTTTAGGTCCTGTAAAAATGACCGTAACGCAGATCAGTGCAGGTAAGCAGCATAATGTTGTGCCGTCAGAATGTGATTTGGTTGTAGATATTCGTGTAACAGATCGTTATACAAATGCTGAAATTTTAGAAGTGGTGAAAGCCAATGTAAATGCCGAAGTTACCCCAAGATCAATGCATTTAAATGCATCGTCTATTCCAATCGAACATGGTTTGGTTCAGGCCGGAATAGCTTTAGGAAGAACAACTTACGGGTCACCAACACTTTCAGATCAATCCGTTTTAAGCTGTCAGTCTTTAAAATTAGGCCCGGGAGAAACACTTCGGTCCCATTCAGCAGACGAATTTATTTTTGTAAATGAAATTGAAGAAGGAGTCGACTTGTATATCAAAATACTGAGCGATTTCTTTAAATTATAA